The uncultured Methanomethylovorans sp. genome contains a region encoding:
- a CDS encoding glycosyltransferase family 4 protein yields MKIAFVVQRYGENIVGGAEYFTRLVAERMSRYHEIEILTTCAADYHLWKNEYPEGLDMLNGIRIHRFMNASKRNPNKHNKIQDTVYYSEHSVNDEISWINEQGPNCPKLIEYISEKQDKYDCFVFFTFRYYPSYYGIKEVDNKSLIVPFAENDPALDLTTTREIFEASKGIIYCTPEEKRLIERKVDIVTGIKSDIIGCGIEIPENIVSNMEPGYLKYVLYIGRIEGSKGCYQLFEYYLRLINEYPDLPTLFLAGLDAIEIPKNDKIKYMGFISEDEKYSLLSGAEFLIMPSPYESFSLVTLETMACKTPVLVNGECDVLKGHCIRSNAGLWYQSYEEFRECFRFLCSNEQIKAKMGENGKGYVGKNYSWDIIEKKYLELFTLFDPVQKQTIG; encoded by the coding sequence TTGAAGATTGCTTTTGTTGTTCAGAGATATGGAGAAAATATAGTAGGAGGTGCTGAATACTTTACCAGGCTTGTAGCTGAAAGAATGAGCCGATACCACGAGATTGAAATCCTTACTACCTGTGCAGCAGACTATCATTTATGGAAGAATGAATATCCTGAGGGTCTTGATATGCTAAATGGCATCAGAATACATAGGTTCATGAACGCATCAAAACGAAATCCAAACAAGCATAATAAGATCCAAGATACTGTTTATTATTCAGAACATAGTGTAAATGATGAGATATCCTGGATAAATGAGCAGGGACCAAATTGTCCAAAACTCATAGAGTATATTTCAGAAAAACAAGATAAATATGATTGCTTTGTATTTTTCACATTCAGATACTATCCATCCTATTACGGAATAAAAGAAGTTGATAATAAGTCATTAATAGTACCTTTTGCAGAAAACGATCCTGCTCTTGATCTTACCACAACAAGAGAAATATTTGAAGCATCAAAAGGAATCATTTATTGTACTCCAGAAGAAAAAAGACTGATAGAAAGAAAAGTGGACATCGTAACTGGAATAAAATCAGATATAATCGGATGTGGAATAGAGATCCCAGAAAACATAGTTTCCAATATGGAACCGGGGTATCTGAAGTACGTATTATATATTGGCAGAATAGAAGGATCAAAGGGTTGTTACCAGTTATTTGAGTACTACCTGAGATTGATAAATGAATATCCAGACCTGCCTACATTGTTCCTTGCAGGCCTGGATGCAATAGAAATACCAAAGAATGATAAAATCAAATATATGGGTTTTATCTCAGAAGATGAAAAGTACTCTCTCCTAAGTGGTGCAGAGTTTTTGATTATGCCTTCACCTTACGAAAGCTTTTCTCTGGTTACTCTGGAAACAATGGCCTGTAAAACACCAGTATTGGTAAATGGAGAATGTGACGTTTTAAAAGGTCATTGCATCAGAAGTAATGCAGGTTTGTGGTACCAAAGCTATGAGGAATTTCGAGAATGCTTTAGATTCTTGTGTTCTAACGAGCAAATAAAAGCCAAGATGGGCGAAAATGGAAAAGGCTACGTGGGGAAAAATTACTCATGGGATATAATTGAAAAGAAATACCTAGAGTTATTTACTTTATTTGACCCGGTACAAAAGCAGACAATTGGCTGA